In the Triticum aestivum cultivar Chinese Spring chromosome 2B, IWGSC CS RefSeq v2.1, whole genome shotgun sequence genome, CATCCATAACGGCGGAACCATCCCAGTGCCCCTTAAGGGTGTCAGCCATGACTGGGTGTAGGAGCTTGGATTCGCTGGAAGGGAAAAGGGTGTGAGATCGGATCTGGGCGCTGGAGCTAGACGAAGCAATAGAGGGGAGAATGGGAGCGTGGTCGATTACTCTATCCTTTATTTTGCTCTTATAGGTTGGTGAAAGGCCAAGAGTCCCCCTTACTATGCTGATGAAAATGCCACTCCCACGAAAGATGTCGTTAAGCATATGGGGGGAAACAAAATCTTGATGATATCCCTAAGAAAGCGGGCACAATCTCCACCTCGATGGAATGTGCTAGTAAAAAGCCGCCTCGAGCCATGATTTAAGGGAAGCAATAACCGCctggcctgtcgtggggtgagTCACTTCGTTAAAGTTGTCGAACTAGGTGAGACTGTTCATACCTATACGGTTAGCCTTCGAGGCTAAGTTATCCGATCTCTTTGGGCAGGTTATGAGCTCGGCTGGGCCTCGGTTGGCATCTCTCCTTTAAAGGAGTAGTTTGAGAATTATAAAGGGGAACTTGTCTGTCGAGCCAAGGACTCCGGATTCGAGGTGGCTCTCGTTATGAGGGTCGTCCTCGGCATAGAAGACCActtcgggggctactgacggtgtcctggattagggggtgctaaCCTAGTCGGGCCCATGCTCCTTGGGTTGGGTCGATGGGCCCTCAACCGTGATCAAGGTGGAGTCCGGAGGCCGTGTGTGGGAGGCGTGATCAAGACTACCTCCACCGAAGACTTGTCGTATACTCCAAGATCTCTCCTGCCCCCCTACTCCTAGATACCGACCTTGTAATCCTAGATACCCGACAACGTGTATATAAGCCATGGGGTTTAGCCTGTAGAGGGGACATTAACGCAATATCATTCATCTAGGCCTAGAGTTAGACCGCatattacgatcttgaggtagatcaactctgtacttgatacataTCCgataatataaacaagagcagatgtagggttttacctccatctagagggctcCAACCTAGGTAAAACACCGCCTCTCTGTTCCTATTACCATTCATCCGAGATCCACAgcccgggaccccctaccccggggtctgccggttttgacaccgacactagcagTCCCCCGCACAGTTTTCCTCCTGCACACGCAgataccgttagaggtggtgcacttgcaTCGCTACGGTGAACCTATACATGGGATCCGACGATCGGCTGTTCGAGAAGATCGGACGGGGAAGAGACACCTCGCGGACGCGcaaccccaactcttcttccgctgcgcggcactgcgcgtctagtggtaacaatccGTGATGCATCTCCCATAGCATGGTTCTGGATGTTCTGCaggtaggaaattttaatttgaagTCGACACACCCTACCATAGATCCCAACACCCCCTACCCAGGATCAGCCGGATTTAGCTCCGACAATCCTGGCACATGGTCTCACGACATCCTTTATGATGGCCGTTTTGCGGATCAAAAGAGAGCCAATATAATTTCAGTGACGTGGGCCATTTGGAACTCCAAAAACAATTGGACACATGAGGAGAAGCACCTTGATCCGGGCTACTTTGTGAAGCGTGTTAAGGAACATCTTTCTATCATCGATATTCTGACATCACTAATTGTTTTGCCAGGGTATGGATGGTGGCCGCTGGGGATTGAGTGGATTAATattgatattgatgttgctattgaTTCCGAGTCATCTTCATGAAGCTCAGGGGATTCACACATGTCGAAGTGGAGACCAATTGTGTGGAGGTAGATAACGTGTGGAACACTCACCGCGATCCTCATTTGGTCGTGGCACATATTCTTTCAGAATTTGGAGAACTTGTTTtagcttttttcttcttcttatgtaATTCAACTTGTAAACAGACCGGCCAATCTTCTGGTTCATCTTTGCACCAAGCGAGCCTATGCGTTGATGATCACCAAAAGTTGGCTTGACTCATAACCACCTTTCCTGATCAGCAACTTACAAGCTAACTGTCCCAGGAACTCATTGTGTTGAACAAAGCTCTCAAATTCCCAAAAGCAAATGCATaattaatatttttaaaattgtTGTATATTCTTGATGTCTACTTGTTTATTACACCTTGTACATTTTATACATCACAAacatttttatacacgtttaactttTTGTAAATACATTTTTTTTTCATATCTATGTTTTGATCTCTATTTTTCATACACGTTATATATCTTTACATATACATTGGGAATATTTTttatatgtttaacattttttaaatgtctgATTAACATTTTTACAAACACATGTTTTTGAACATTGTTGTTCGAACATGTGTTAATTTTTTAAACATGTCCTGAGACATTTTTTGAAATGCTATCAACATTTTCTAAAAGTTGCACCAACATATTTTTAATGCTGCACACACAATTGTTTTTCAAAATTAAGTATTTTTTTCGAAATATATGAAAATTAAAAGAAAATTGTTTTTCAACATATTTTCGAAATTGTTTTGAAAtataaaaaattaaaagaaaattgcaaaacaaaataaaaaacgaaaTCCAGGAACGCACTAAGGGCTTCTTTGGATCACAGGATTAGAAAACAAAGGAATTCAAAAAACACAGGAATTTGACGGGATTGTAGGTGCAAAACAGAGGATTACAAAATAGAGGAAAACTACAAGAATGGTCATTTGGATGGaacacaggaaaaacacaggaaaagTGCCTCGATCCTACGCGAATCAGTGTAAAAAAGAGGTTAGGGCCTCTTTGGAttgaaggattttcataggaatatTGGAGGATTCCAATCCATTGGATTTTTTCCTAAAGAAGCCCTTTGGATCAAAGGAACCACACCTCCAAAATTCCTATGGATGCATTCCTACACCTCAATCCTATAGGAATTTCAACATCCACTATAACCTCTTTTTTACACTGATTCGCGTAGGATCGAGGCActtttcctgtgtttttcctgtgttCCATCCAAATGACCATTCTTATAGTTTTCCTCTATTTTGTAATCCTCTGTTTTGCACCTACAATCCCGTCAAATTCCTGTGTTTTTTGAATTCCTTTGTTTTCTAATCCTGTGATCCAAAGAAGCCCTTATAGTGGATGTTGAAATTCCTATACGATTGAGGTGTAGGAATGCATCCATAGGAATTTTGGAGCTGTGCTTCCTTTGATCCAAAGGGCTTCTTTAGGAAAAAATCCAATGGATTGGAATCCTCCAatattcctatgaaaatccttcaaTCCAAAGAGGCCCTAAGGAAGCGAGCGGACGCTTCTGGCGCTGACTAGGAGGTCTCAATGAAAAATGTACCTTTTTTTTTGACATGGGCTAACTATGTAGCGTCCTATGTACTTTTTTTTTAGAAGTTGCGTCCTGTCTGCTCATTTGGGCTTGGTGACGAAGGCCGACTAGACCGCGCGCTTTTGGACCATTCGCGGCCCACCTGTGAGTAAACCCTAAGCCCGGATGCCTCCCTATTTAATcgcgcccccccttagggttcccctccttcctccttgcGAGACCAAACCACAGCTGCGGCGGCGCGCGCATAGGAGGCGAAGCAGCAGCGGAGCCAAGCCACCGACGCCACCATGGGTAAGCTCCGCCGATCTACTATTCGTTGTTCCCTCGGAGGCTGCCTGGTTTGCACGATGCTTATCGCCGCGATGGTGTCTGTGCAGGTATCTCGCGTGACTCCATGCACAAGCGCCGGGCCACCGGTGGGAAGCAGAAGGCGTGGAGGAAGAAGCGAAAGTAAGAGCGAATCCCCTCCCCCCTTCCCTTCTGGTTCGTGAAGATGTGTTGAGGTTCTACATAGGTTAGATCCGTGTTGACTTAGATCAGGCGTGGATAAATTGTCGTTGCTGCGCTGGATATCTGTGTTTATTCATTTATCCCATGCGTCTGTACTCTTTAGTATGATAGCTCGGTGACTAGCATTTTCTAGATCTCGTATGATAGCTGGGAGGTAACTAGCATGGTAATTACGCCAGTAGCGCGGGTATTCCGCTTTCTGGGGACTTGGTAACCTTCATTCGTTTACGCAAATCTATGGTTTTGGCTACATGCGAGCTTCTGATGTGTAAATGTTAATTTGCAGTAACTAACGGTGGCTCTATCAGTAACTTGAAGTTGTCAATATAACTTGGTCCGTCACTCATATTTTTGTAGTGAAGCTGCTGTTTCGATAGTTGTTTAGAAGTACCAAGTTTTGTGATACAGTATTCTTGCTAAGGAATGTCCAAAGCGCCCCTACTTGCAATATTCTTTGTTCAGACATGATGGTATCTCTACGTAGACGTGGTTTTTATTTTGTATTCTGGGAGTTATTCTTAGCCATTTTCTCATGTTCTGTTTCATTTTGGAATATGGAAATTTGATGTTTTGAACAAATGTACTGATCAACTGTTAGGCTGGTTGAGACCTTGCAATTTATGAATCTTACTTTGCCCTTGATCCTTTATCAGGTATGAGCTCGGCCGCCAGCCAGCCAACACTAAGCTTTCGAGCAACAAGACAGTGAGGAGGGTCCGTGTTCGCGGAGGTAACGTGAAGTGGAGGGCTCTCCGTCTGGACACTGGTAACTTCTCATGGGGTAGTGAGGCTGTGACCCGCAAGACCCGTCTCCTGGATGTGGTTTACAATTCGTCAAACAATGAGCTTGTGAGGACTCAGACCCTTGTCAAGAATGCcattgtgcaagttgatgctgccCCTTTCAAGCAGTGGTACCTGACTCATTATGGAGTGGAAATCGGTAGGAAGAAGAAAGCTGCTGCAGCTGCCAAGAAGGATGCTGCTGAGGTATTGTTCTTGTTATCTGTATTTCAATTCTGTATCTTGAGGTTGGTAATTACTGGATTGCTTGTTTAGGATGGTCTACTTAGTTGAAGTGTTATTCAGTTTTGTAGTTGTAACACAAGTActaattctttttttattttcattgCATGCATTTGTATCCTTTCATTCTGGACTGTTAGTTCAAACTTGTTTATCCAGTCTCCTTGCTCATTGTATTTCATTCATGAATTAATTCCTTAAATTGTTCTTTGTAACTCGTTGTATTTCATTCACCATTAAATTCCTTAAATTGCTCTTTGTAGATACCAACTTTTATGTTTTGAAGAACTATTGTTTTAATGGTTGCATTTTTCCAATAATGTTTCTTTGCTCCTAGTTTAAATAATGTTCCTTTTCCCTTCGATTGTATCCAATCCCTGGTCCAGTCTGATCCCTGCTCACTGCTTATGTTTTCTTGATTGTGTGATTTTCTTATGCACAGGGACAAGAGTCTGAGGTTGCTGCTGCTGCCACAGAGGAAGCAAAGAAGAGCAACAATGTCCAGAGGAAGCTTGAGAAGCGCCAGCAGGGACGTACACTGGACTCTCACATTGAGGAGCAGTTCAGCGGTGGAAGGCTGCTGGCCTGCATTTCGTCTCGCCCTGGACAGTGTGGCAGAGCTGATGGGTAAGGATCACAGTTCATCTGTTCACATCTCCCTTTGTATATTAAATTCTGGAAGAGCATAAAACGGTACTCTACAATTTCTTGTTAGCTATGGTGTTAATACTTTGTGTCCTGAAACTACAGGTACATCCTGGAGGGCAAGGAGCTGGAGTTCTACATGAGGAAGCTccagaagaagaagggcaagggtgcCACAGCTTAGGCTGAAGAGCTGCTGCATGTTACTTGTTGGATTTTCTTAGATGTTGCGTCCATGTCATGTTTGCAGACATACTGAACACCATTTTCTGTAAACTGTTCGAGTCCTAGGTTGAACTGAGAATGTTTTTCCTGTTTTGGTTGTGATCTAAAGCTATCCAGATTCTATTATGTGTTGTTCTACCTTGCAGTATTTTCATCTGTTCAGTGAAATTTTGTTCTCGCATCTCCATGTTGATTTGATGCAAGTTTTGCCTTCCATGATGTAGTTTGATATGTGTGGTTTTTGCAGTTGCAAATGAACTTCATCGTATCTGAATTCCTTAATTATGGAAGTATAGTATTTTCCCTTGCGCTTTTCTACGGGCCCAGCAGCTTCGGCAGCGGCCTCCTGTCCCGGTCCATCCGCAACTAACCCAGTCTGTGACTTCGGCCGTAATGAGATGGACCTTGATTCCGGCCAGGAGAAGATGCGGCTCCTCTTTGTTCTACTACCTTCATCCTTGGGTGAAGCCGGTTGGCTCACCAAACAAGATATATACTGTTAAATCATTGGTAACCATGTCTAATGGTCCGTAAATCTAAGCTATCGGCCAAGTGAGAGTTGGGGGCATATCTTTAGCTCGAGCAGCATCCGCTCCCGAAATGTGGTTTGTTCTTCTCCAAATAAGGTCATCCAAGGCAAGTGAGCTCTTCAAGAGTTGGGGGCATATCTTTAGCTCGAGAAGCATCCGCTCCCGAAATGTGATTTTGTGCTAGGCGGTTTTAATTATTGGAGGTATGAATCCGTCAAATGAGTCTTCTCCAAATAATAACACTATGATCTATCGCTGCTAGGTGTTCTATTTGGCCACATACCGTACTAACCCTATGTACTGGTGATATGTCCAGCACATCAGTTTAATGGAGTACATCTGTGTTCCTTGGATGGATGTCTTGCTTCAAGATGGATCTTCAAATATTTAGTAATTAACTTGAACCCAACTCCTTTAATACTGACTACGGGTCCCATCGAGTGGAAACCTTCTTCCCTACTCCAAATAGAATAGAAATCCAAATGAACCGCATTCGATTTTCAGATATTCCCCGTCAAGAAACGACTTGTCCGGGGTTTGGTGAGGCATGAACTCTTGGTGAAAGAGCCTCTCCATCTCATAATATTCCTCCCTGATTGCGGGCAAGGTGGAAGAGCTTTCTTTAATACTccttccgtctaggtgtgtaagtcaccttagaAGTGGCAGCGCAACCTAGGTCGCTTTAGATTGGGCAAAGAGGAGCAGCGAGACGAGGTAGGAACGAGGGAATCGAGGGTGAAGAGAACCCTCGTGAACGAGGCTGGGAGGGCATCAAAAAGAATTTAATGTTCCACGTCTTAAGATTTTGGGAAAATCTGaatttcgtaaggtgacttacacacctagacggagggagtagtatgaactGATGGATTAGATAGCTAGAGCTCCTTAAAGAAAATTAAAATCCAATTCTATATTATATCCTAGTATAAAGCAAAGATGAGGAAGTTGTGCCTTTACTTGCTCGAACTAGAGGAAAAGGGGGAATACACAGCAGTAACAACTTTTCTTTCAATAGTAAGCAGGAAAAGAAGGGTAGAAGAAGCGATCTGCACATTTCCTTATTTCACAACGGAATAAGTGAAAGATGAGCAAAGCCCTCAAATAATTCTTATGCTTTCATAACCCTAAAAAGTGACATGCACGAAATATATAGTCCAGGAACATAAGGTCATCAGAGGCCTTTTCACCCAGCTCCTAGGCGGTTGAATTGTGTGATGGGGTGGAATGAATTGTCATGTAGTGCAATTTTTGCAttcctccttttcttctttttcttgcttCGCTTGAGTCTTGAGTTTCCTTCCTTGCTTCCCCAAAATAACCCTTCATGGGGCGAACGCTACTGACAGCCGGGCGCTCTCCATGCAAGCGAACCACCCGggtagagccccccccccccccccccccgcgcggctGGTGCAACCGAACCAGCCCGGGTAGGAGGACACACAGGCAGATGACTTGGGCGAGGGAACAACTCTAACACAGGGGCCCCTTGCGAGAGCTGGCGCAGGCGAGCGACGCACCCACCTGGGGCATACGCACCGACATGCCATCTCGGTCGGCCCGTCGCGATTCTCATGGGCGCGACGGTCACCGAACCATGACGGTGGCCCGGGCGCGCCCGCGGTCCACCCATCATAGACTGAGGAGAAGGGGCGCCCGGGTCCGTGCTGTCCGAACGGATCGAATGATGCGGATAGCCCCCAAGAAGACCCCGCGGCACGCCGCCTCGAAACGGACGAGTCGGACGCTCGCTCGCCCGAGCCATCTGACTGCGTGCCGTCCCACCCACCCATGGTGTACACATCGACATGCGGGTCCGACTGGCCCATCGCGTGTGGGGCACCGCAAGAAAGGCCGCTTGCGGGCGCGCTGAAGCCGCCCAATGACGGTGGCCGCAGGAATGCCCCGCGGTCCACCCGTCATGAACCGCGGAGGCGGGTCGCCTAGGCGCACGCCGTCAGGGCTGATCGGATGGCACACAGAGCACCCGAGAGGCCCCCGCAGCAAGCCATCCGAAAATGGATGGCGCAGAAGGCTCTCTCACCATCGAAGCGCCTAGGAAGGCGGGTACTCCAACATCCTTTATAGGAGTAATATGTGcattatgcaatgtcatcttgtttaGCCTGACATCATATATGTAAATTATGCAATGTGATCATATTAaatcaggcatcatatatgtgaattatgtcatgccatcatttttttcaATTACGTATTCTATTTgatgacaatgtttgtacattcaactactcttcccgtgaatcagccatttgagtgggcgataaaaaaaatctagagtgaaaataaggtctttagagcagacagtgcAACCCGTCAAAGCAGATGTCCGGTCGGTTATGCATAGCTCATCAGAGAAGTATTCAGAGACAAATGATCAGTCATATCCCCCAAGGTGTATGCCCTAATTTGGGAGGAGTATACTACTCCTGTCTATATTGCTTAGTTtagatatcatatatgtgaatgtcatctgcttagtatataaatcatatatgtgaattataccatACCATTCTGTTTACTTAGACAACATATATGAATTATGACATGTCAACCTGTTTAgtaagacatcatataattatgtCACGTCGTCCTGTTTAGTTAGACATCACATATATGAATTATGTCATCCTATCATTTTTAGTTAGACATCATATacgtgaaattatgtcatgctatcctgctTAGTTAGAAAAACTATATGTAgaatatttcatgccctcttttccCCCACTACCTATTGCATTTGTCTATCATACGATTtttatacattcaattacttttcttgcttATCAacaatttgaattggagggggtgatgacaATATCTAACAAAGTaaaaaacacggtctttagaatagacagtgctacctgtcgatgcagatagcaCTCGGTTGTATTTTCCCAACAACCAGCCTCACGACACATAATCCACACTCTCGCATATAGTACCCCTACTCCGATGAACATAGGACCAGTTACACCCCATCCAACCctaaccccagtagatagtaatgCAGTTCCAGTTGACAAAAAACCATCTCATAGAGcacccaaacaagagcagttactatggaaactccagtgcccaaagcacCATGGCCGCCACGGGAAACCCCAACTCTAATAGGCATTAGTAGCACACCTATTCTTGCGGACAAAGCACCATCAATCATCCATAGTTTAGCGAGCATGGCTTTCGATGTTGTTAAATCCTCTCTCGATATCTTCCCATCGTGCAAATATTATACGAAAAATGAAGAAAATCCAATTTCAGGTGTTCCTCctggagttatgtgtaagtaacattattcatggtaattactttgTTTTTCCCATACTTTCTAGTTCCCAGTCGGTTATGACCCATCAGATgctcccatttttctctatagataaTGGCTGATTTGGATACTCACGACGAGGTAACCTTTGCTAATTcctatgctatcttcaagaatgttgTGTGCCAGTATTGGCACGGCCTGAAGAAACCATACCTCACTGGCAATGAAACTCATCAAGTTCTCTTACTTTCTCTGGAGAGGCATTTACGAGACGATGAATAGGAATGCCTTGTTCTGCAATGGTCCAGACCCAAGAATCAGGTAGGATCAATGAGATCAAACTGCACTTTGAACTACTATATATTTCTACATGTCTCTTTCTATACTTTGTTTATGTAGGACAAGTGCTTAAAGCATAGTAACAACTATTCTTGAGTAAGATTCCATAGCTATGccgcatactgctttgctcttttatcatagtatttactcataccaactaattgatccaatcgaaactccaattaCGCAACAtccaacaggtatgttttaaacttgtttatTTAACTGGTTTGGTGTtgtaacttcttgctctatgttggtTTCAATTTCAATTGTATAAACAACTATCTTcacatatcatgcacattactaggaTTAATACAAACTCAATAGTGTTGTTAGTCATGCATGTATGCTTGCGGTATCCATCTGTAATCATCTGGTTCTGTGGAGTTTTTGATTGCTTgtaatctgcgttggtatttccccgaagaggaggggatgatgcagcacaacagaggTAAGtattcccttagttatgaaaccaaggttatgaatccagtaggagaaccaagcaacactatgtaaatatcacatgcacacaaacaacaaatacttgcaacccaacgtgtaaaTGGGGTTGTCAGTCCCTCAATGGTATCGAGATAGATCAAATCGTATgggatttgataaatagatctaactgaaacaaaaaataaaataaagaaagaaaaattgtagcaaggtatttttggttttaatatgataggaaatagaccccggggccgtagttttcactagaggcttctctcgagaaaatagcatacggtgggtaaacaaattattgttgggcaattgacaaaaaaaacaaataattatcacgatatccaaggcaatgatcatgtatgtaggcatcatgtacaagattagtagaccaactcctgcctgcatctactactattactccacacattgaccgctatccaacatgcatctagtgtattaagttcatggaaaatagagtaattaggcaagatgatatgatgtagacaagataaactaacgtatgaacaaaccccatcttgttacccttagtagcaatgatgcatgcgtgatgtctccttctgtcactgagattgagcaccgcaagatccaacccatcacaaagcacctcttcccatgtcaagaaaaatcaatctagttggccaaaccaaaccaataactggaagaagaaatacgaggctataa is a window encoding:
- the LOC123045250 gene encoding 40S ribosomal protein S8 codes for the protein MGISRDSMHKRRATGGKQKAWRKKRKYELGRQPANTKLSSNKTVRRVRVRGGNVKWRALRLDTGNFSWGSEAVTRKTRLLDVVYNSSNNELVRTQTLVKNAIVQVDAAPFKQWYLTHYGVEIGRKKKAAAAAKKDAAEGQESEVAAAATEEAKKSNNVQRKLEKRQQGRTLDSHIEEQFSGGRLLACISSRPGQCGRADGYILEGKELEFYMRKLQKKKGKGATA